One Pyxicephalus adspersus chromosome 3, UCB_Pads_2.0, whole genome shotgun sequence genomic window carries:
- the LOC140325452 gene encoding uncharacterized protein produces MRSQEEEYFSEEEEQEDENTTKRKSSPEWMPGSDSSDSAEEEEEESDDPGRPRSQSRAAPVLEELQYDCDACGEHLTSKGDLIRHKAVNHAVKRYPCPICGIQYDYKSQFIIHQRAHTGEKPFVCQECGAKFGHKSSYLVHERRHKKGKTIECEKCDRRFDKHCEMIKHMKRTHGQKKRYKCRKCCKRYTSRSALMRHKLTHEDE; encoded by the exons ATGAGGTCACaag AAGaagaatatttcagtgaagaggaggagcaggaagATGAAAATACTACAAAGAGGAAAAGTTCCCCTGAATGGATGCCAGGGAGCGATTCTTCAGACtcggcagaggaggaggaggaggaaagcgATGACCCGGGGCGTCCCAGATCCCAGAGCAGGGCGGCTCCTGTGTTGGAAGAGCTGCAATATGACTGTGATGCCTGTGGGGAACATCTGACATCTAAAGGGGACCTGATAAGGCACAAAGCTGTAAATCACGCCGTCAAACGCTATCCGTGCCCCATCTGTGGCATCCAATACGACTATAAATCTCAGTTTATCATCCATCAAAGGGCCCACACTGGAGAGAAACCCTTTGTGTGCCAGGAATGTGGGGCCAAGTTTGGTCACAAGAGCAGCTACCTTGTCCATGAAAGGCGACACAAAAAAGGAAAGACCATCGAATGTGAAAAATGTGACCGGCGCTTTGACAAGCATTGCGAGATGATCAAACACATGAAACGGACGCATGGCCAGAAAAAACGTTACAAGTGTCGCAAATGCTGCAAGCGGTATACAAGCCGTTCAGCGTTAATGAGGCACAAATTGACCCATGAAGATGAATGA